The genomic DNA ATTTCTTGTAAAAGCGGAGGAAATGCTGATACCCGAAAGGTTTTATTTTGAGTTATGTTTTTAATTTCCCCTTTGGATAAATCGGCTTCCAAAACATCATCGGGATTTATGCTTTTATAAATTTCGTCTGATATAAGAATCGGAAGTCCCACATTTACACAATTCCTATAAAATATTCTGGCAAATGACTGCGCAATAACCAAAGCCACTCCGCACCCCTGAATAGCCAAAGGCGCATGCTCTCTAGAAGAACCACACCCGAAATTCCTGCCTGCAACAATAATATCGCCTGCCTTTGCCCCGTTAGAAGTAAGTTCCGACCTATTGTTGGAACTGCCATCCGACACATCGGTTGGACTTCTAATGGGGTGTATTTTTGTCGCAAAAGACGAGTCTATTCCGTCCATACAGT from bacterium includes the following:
- a CDS encoding 3-isopropylmalate dehydratase small subunit; protein product: MIIKGKIHKFGNNINTDEIIPAPYLVTTDIKELGKHCMDGIDSSFATKIHPIRSPTDVSDGSSNNRSELTSNGAKAGDIIVAGRNFGCGSSREHAPLAIQGCGVALVIAQSFARIFYRNCVNVGLPILISDEIYKSINPDDVLEADLSKGEIKNITQNKTFRVSAFPPLLQEIIEAGGLMKWYLKNGSC